Genomic DNA from Mesorhizobium sp. 131-2-1:
TGGAAGGCAGGCTTGCCACCTTGCGCGCCACCCTTGCCGTCCTGCCGGCCGCCTTTCCAGTCGGGCCTGCCGTCGCGGCGATCCGGCCGCTCGCCTTGCGGCTTGCCTTCGCGCCGCTCGCCGGCCTCGCCTTGCGGCCTCGGCTTGAACTTCGAGCGGTCGAAGCGCGGCTTGCCGGCGCCGTCGCGCTGGTCGCGGCGCCCTTCATTCGGGCGTCCGCCCGGCTGGCCAGCGGCTTCGCCAGGGGCGTCGGTCCGGCCGCCCTGCGCGGCCTGTCCGTTGCGCGGGCGATTGTCGCGGCGGTTGTCGTGCCGATGGCGCGGGCGCTGCTCGAAACGACCCTGACGCCACAACAGGACAGGCTTCGGCTCCTCGGCCTCGGATGCCGTCTCGCCGGCTTCCGTCGTCGCGGCAGGCTCGGCTGACACGGCTTCCGCCGCCGGCGGATCCTGGGCCACCGGCTCTCCGGCCACGACGTGAACCTCGGCAGTTTGGGCTTCTGCCTCCGGCTCGGCTGCCGGAGCAGCGTCAGCTGGCTCTTCGGCGACGGATTCCGCCACGAACGGGGCCTCGTGCGTGGCCGGAGCCTCGAGCGCCTCTTCGGCGACCGGTTCCGCAACCATTTCAGTGACGGATTCGGCCGAAACGTCGACCGTGGCATCCGACGAGACAGCGACATCCGACACGACAGCGGCATCCGTATCGGGTTCAGAGCCCTCGGCCGGGGCCCCGGCGCCGGCTTCAACAGCGGCTTCAGCGGCGGCCGCTACGGCCAATGCGGCCTTTGCCGCCTCTTCCGCCGCAAGCTTGGCGGCGGCGGCTTCGCGCGCGGCATTGTCCTGCGCCTCGAGCCGCGCCTTGACCTCGGCCGCAGGCTTCGGCTCTGCGCGGTAGCCGAGACCCTTCAGGATCTCTTCCATATCGTCGGCGGTAGCGCCGAGGATCGACATCATCGGCGGCGTCACCATGAAGGCATGGCCGTCATAGGCGCCGTCGGGACGCTGTCCCAGCCCCGGCTTCCAGTTGGTGGCGGGGCGGATCAGATCGGCCAGCCGCTCAAGGATGTCGACGCGCACCGCGCGGCGGCCGAGATTGCGGTAGCCGGCGAGCTTGTAGAAGGTCTTGTCGAAAGCGGGATCGATGACCACCGAGGTGCGGCCCGACGCCAGTGCGTGGACGACATCGCCGAAACCCGGCTTGTCCTTGCCATCGTTCTTCAGCGCCCACAGCAGCGTTACCAGACCGGCAGGCGCCGGCTTGATCAGCGCCGGCACGAAGACGTGGTAGGCGCCGAAGCGCACGCCCAGCCGGCGCAGGGCGGCCCGGCCTTCCTGGTCGAGCGACTTCATCTCCTCGGCGATGTCGCGGCGGTTGATGAGGCCGAAATGCTCGACAAGCTGGAAGGCGATGCCGCGGCCGATGCCGGTGAGTTGCTCGGCGTTCTTCAAATCCACCAGCGGCTTCAGCAGCGACTCGATCTGGAAATTGACGAAGCGCTCGGCGCGCGCGGCGACCTTGTCGCGGCCCGGGCCGGTGAGCTGCTCGTCGGCCAGGAGCACCAGGCGCGGCTTCAGCGGCTCGTCGCCGGCAACCAGCGTCCCGATCGGCGCGCCGATCCAGCGCAGCGTTCCGTCGGAGCCGAGCGCGAGATCGCCATTGGCGCAGGCGCCGAAGCGTTCGGCGCGCGTTTCGAATTCGGCGGCAAGCGCCTTCTGGGCGGCCGTGCGCACGGCCTTGGCATCCTCGCCGCCGGCGCTCTGGTCGGCAGTGAAGCGGAATCCCTGCAACTCGCCGACATGATGACCTTCGACGAGGACGGTTCCGGTTGGGCTGATTTCGGCTTCAGGCATGGTATTTTCTCTAAGGCGCCGCATGAGGACGGAAGTCCTGCGGTCTACGAAGCGTTTCGTCAACCGCTCATGCAGCGCATCCGACAATCTGTCTTCGATTTCGCGCGTCTTTTCCCGCCAGTGTGCCTGATCGGCCAGCCAGCCGGGCCGGTTGGAGACAAAGGTCCAGGTGCGGATCTGGGCGATACGGTGCGACAGCGTGTCGATATCGCCATCGGTCGTGTCGGCGCGGCGGACCTGCTCGGCCATGTAGTTCTCATCGACATGGCCGTGCCTGGCGAGGTCCATGTAGATCGAGGCGATCAGGTCGGCATGCTGGGCCGGCGCGATCTTGCGGTAATCGGGCAGGGCACACGCTTCCCAGAGCAGCGCGACGCGCTTGGCATCGGTGGCGAGTGAGCGGATCTCCTCGTCGCGCGACAGATGCTCCAGCGCCTGCGCATCCACCGCCGGCAGGGCGCGTGTCAGGCCCTCCACCGGAGCGTTGGTCTCGATCGAGCGCTTCAGCGCGTCGAGGCTGGAGAAATCGAAATCGGCAGTGCGCCATTGCATGACCTTCACCGGGTCGAACTCATGGCTCTCGATCTTCTGGACCAGATCCTCGTCCAGCGGATCGACCTGGCCGGTGACGCCGAACGTGCCGTCGCGCAGGTGCCGGCCGGCGCGGCCGGCGATCTGGCCGAGCTCGGCCGCTGTCAGGTTGCGGTACTGGTAGCCGTCGAACTTGCGGTTCTGGGCGAATGCGACGTGGTCGAGGTCGAGGTTGAGCCCCATGCCGATGGCGTCGGTGGCGACGAGGTAGTCGACGTCGCCCGACTGGAACAGCGCCACCTGCGCGTTTCGGGTGCGCGGCGAGAGCGCGCCGAGCACGACGGCGGCACCGCCCTGCTGGCGGCGGATCAGCTCGGCGATGGCATAGACCTCGTCGGCGGAGAAGGCGACGATCGCGGTGCGCCGGGGCAGGCGGGTCAATTTCTTCGAACCGGCATAGGCAAGGTGCGACAGCCTGGGGCGCGTCACCACCGAGACGCCCTTCAGCAGGCGCTGCAGGATGCCCTGCATGGTGGCTGCGCCGAGCAGCAGCGTTTCCTGGCGGCCGCGCAGATGCAGGATACGGTCGGTGAAGATGTGGCCGCGCTCGAGGTCGCCGGCAAGCTGCACCTCGTCGATGGCGACGAAGGCCGCATCGGTCTCGCGCGGCATCGCCTCAACCGTGCAGACCGAGTATCTGGCGCCCGCCGGCTGGATCTTCTCCTCGCCGGTGATCAGCGCCACCTTGTGGGCGCCGACCTTCTCGCAGACGCGCGTATAGACCTCGCGCGCCAGGAGCCTGAGCGGCAGGCCGATGACGCCGCTCTCATGCGCAACCATGCGCTCGATGGCGAGGTGGGTCTTGCCGGTGTTGGTGGGCCCAAGCACGGCCGTCACGTCGCGGCCGGAAAGGATCAACGGCTGGGGGTGTTTCGGCTGGACGTTCATCGGCCCGGAAATGGACTTTCTGCCGCTGGTTGTCGGGGGCGCGCCAGCGATGGCGCGTGTGACAGCCGACACATAGGGATTTCGAGCGCGAAGCGAAAGCGGAATGTTCCGCCGTCAGTCTCCATGGGTCGTGTGAGGGTGCGAAATCCGCCGCCGTTTAACGGTTGGAACGAGTCTGGAACGAATCGGCGACGAATCACTGACTCGCCGAGATTCAGGGTTTGTTCACGGCTACATGTGGATTTTTTGACGATGAGTCTCACCACATGCTGAATCTCTTGATTGGCCCGATTCATGCAGGGCGAATGCGAGTCGCGCGTCGCCGTTAACCTTTGCCGATGAACGACTGGCCTGTCCGTCTGGCCTCGCCCAAGATTATGAAATTCTTGACATTTCCTAACGGATCTTAATCATTCGGACACGTTTCCCGGCCCTCGGCGTTAACGTTCCGGTCAAAGCCGGAACGAATCGGCGACGAATCAGCGATGTCGGTATTTTCTTGGTTTGTTCACCCCAACATGTTGTGTCGCAGGCAGGTTTTCCACCGAGAATCCACAGGTTAGGCACCGGCTTTTGCACAGGCCGCGCGCCAGCCGTTAACCCTTGCGTGCCAGATCGGGGCAAGGCGTCACGCGAGGGCCTGTGCAGCGGAGAGGCGACAAACAAAAACGGGCCGGTTTCCCGGCCCGTTTTTGTCGATGCGTATTTCCCGGCGCGAGGCGTCAAACGAAGTACTGGCCGCCATTCGCTGTGATGGTCGAGCCGGTGATGAAGCCGGCATCGTCGGAAGCGAGGAAGACGACGCAGCGCGCGACTTCTTCCGGCTCGCCCAGCCGGCCGACCGGGATCTGCGGGATGATGCGCTCGTTGAGCACCTTCTCGTCGATCGCCTTGACCATCTCCGTGGCGATGTAGCCGGGGCAGATGACGTTGACGGTGATGCCCGCGCGGGCGCCCTCTTGAGCCAGCGCCTTGGAGAAGCCGATGTCGCCGGCCTTGGCGGCGGAATAGTTGACCTGGCCGGCCTGGCCCTTCTGGCCGTTGATCGAGGAGATGGTGATGACGCGGCCGAACTTGCGGTCGCGCATGCCGCCCCACAGCGGATGCGTCATGTTGAAGACGCCCGACAGGTTGGTGTCGATAACCTCTTTCCACTGCTCGCGCGTCAACTTGTGGAACATGGCGTCGCGGGTGATGCCGGCATTGTTGACCAGCACCGAGACCGGGCCGAGGTCGGCCTCGACCTGCTTGATGCCGGCGGCGCAGGCGTCGTAGTCGGCGACCGACCATTTGTAGACCGGGATGCCGGTCGCGGCCTTGAACTTCGCGGCGGCCTCGTCATTGCCGGCATAGTTCGCGGCAACCGAATAGCCGGCCTTCTTTAAAGCGATCGATATCGCCGCGCCGATGCCGCGCGACCCGCCGGTGACGATTGCTACTTTGCTCATGTGGTCCTCCCATTAAATCGTCTGAGCGAATAGAGGGTAGCGAATAGGGATCTGTCGTCCCATCGCGCGACGCCTTTCTTCTCTATTCGCTACTCCCTATTCGCTATTCGCTGAGCTCAGAGTGCTTCCACGCACATGGCGACGCCCATGCCACCGCCGATGCAAAGCGTGGCAAGACCCTTCTTGGCGCCGCGGCGGCGCATTTCGAAGACCAGCGTGTTGAAGACACGGGCGCCGGAAGCGCCGATCGGATGGCCGATGGCAATCGCGCCGCCATTGACGTTGACGATCGACGGATCCCAGCCCATGCCCTTGTTGACGGCGCAGGCCTGCGCGGCGAAGGCCTCGTTGGCCTCGACGAGGTCGAGGTCCTTGACCGACCATCCGGCCTTCTCTAGCGCCCGCTTCGAGGCTGGGATCGGGCCGGTGCCCATGATCGCCGGATCGACGCCGGCGGTCGCCCAGGAGGCGATGCGGACCAGCGGGGTGATGCCGCGCCGGGCGGCTTCGGCCTCGCTCATCAACAGCGCGCCGGCGGCGCCGTCATTGATGCCGGAGGCATTGGCTGCCGTGACCGTGCCGTCCTTGTCGAAGGCGGGCTTCAGCTTGGTCATGGCATCCAGCGTCGCGCCGTGGCGGATGTACTCGTCCTGGTCGACGATGGTGTCGCCCTTCCTGCCCTTGATGGTGAAGGCGACGATCTCATCCTTGAACTTGCCGGCCTTCTGCGCGGCCTCGGCCTTGTTCTGCGAGGCCAGCGCGAACTGGTCCTGGTCGTCGCGGGTGATCTGGAACTGGCGGGCGACGTTCTCGGCGGTGTTGCCCATGTGATAGCCGTTGAAGGCATCCCACAATCCGTCCTTGATCATGGTGTCGATCATCTTGTAGTCGCCCATCTTGACGCCGGCACGCAGATGCTGGGCGTGGGCCGAGAGCGACATCGATTCCTGGCCGCCGGCGACGATCACCTTGGCATCGCCGGTGGCAATCTGCTGCATGCCGAGCGCGATCGCGCGCAGGCCAGAGCCGCAAACCTGGTTGAGGCCCCAGGCGGTGGTCTCCTTGGGCAGGCCGGCGTTGATCGACGCCTGACGGGCCGGGTTCTGCCCCTGAGCGGCGGTCAGCACCTGGCCGAGGATCACCTCGTCGACTTCCGAGGGTTCGACGTTGGCTCGCGCGAGCAACTCCTTGATGACGGCGGCGCCGAGCTCGTGCGCCGGAGTGGCGGCGAAGCTGCCGTTGAAGGAGCCGACTGCTGTGCGCGCGGCACTGGCGACAACTATGCCATTGGATGCGGACATTTTCTTCTCCAGACTTCGAGGTGTCGTTTTTTAGGGTATCGTTGAGGAACTTTCTTGCCCTTTCCCGGGGCCAAGTCAAACCGGAAATGGGCATGCCGGCCATGCGCCGCAAGCAGGCCTGCGGCGACCGTGGCGTCAGTCCCGGCTTCGCTGCGCAGCATATTCCGGCCGCCATGCAGCATTAATCGATCTTGCACTGCACAAACCACTTGGAATTGTGACGCTTTTGCGCATATCCTTGACAGGGCGCAATCGTTACCGGCTGCTTACTCAAATGCGCCGGTGTCCGGGGAGGATACTGATGGCCGCGAAAGACGACCCGATCGTCATCAAGAAATATGCCAACCGCCGACTCTACAATACCGGCACCAGCACCTATGTGACGCTGGAGGACCTCGCCGACATGGTCAAGAAGGGCGAGGAATTTACCGTCCAGGATGCCAAGACCGGCGACGACATCACTCATCCTGTGCTGACCCAGATCATCTTCGAACTGGAGAACAAGGATGGGCAGAACATGCTGCCGATCCCGTTCCTGCGCCAGCTGATCGCCTTCTACGGCGACCAGATGCAGATGATCGTGCCGAGCTTCCTCGAGCAGTCGATGATCGCCTTCGCCAAGGAGCAGGAGCGTTTTCGCGAGCAGATGAAGGGCGCCTTCGGCAAGTCGCCGATCGACATGATGAAGATCGCCACGCCGATCAAGGCGCTGGAGGAGCAGACGCGGCGCAACATGGAGATGTTCCAGAACGCCATGCGGATGTTCACGCCCTTCCCGTCGACGACGGCGAACGGGGCTTCGCCGGCACCGACCGAGCCCGCGAAAAAGGACGTGCCGGAAAAGTCCGATGACCTTCAGGAACTGAAGGAACAGATCGCTGCGATGCAGCGCAAACTCGACACCATGTCGTAAGCCATCCTTCGTCATCCTCGGGCTTGACCCGAGGATCCATGCCGTGACCGTCGTCAATGAGCGCGGCAAGACAGCATTCTGCACCGCCGCAACGCCTTGGCGTCACGGCATTGATCCTGGGGTCTGCGCTGCGTCGCTTTGCTCCTTGCTTCGCCCCAGGATGACGACGTTAGAGACGTTTTCGCTAACTTCGAAAGCCTCATTCCGCTCAAACCGGCCCGTCGTAGCGGGCACGGGGCCTGATCAAGCGGTTGCTCATGACCTGCTCGACAGCATGCGCGGCCGAGCCGACACTGCGCCCGAGCGCAAACAGGCGAAACGGCGCGTCGGGAGGCAGGCGCAGCTGGCGCGTCAGCGCGGCCAGGGCGAAGTCGATGTTCGGCCGCGCGCCCGTCGCGCCGAGAACGGCCTCTGCGAGGCGTGACATCCGGCCATCGATCTCGACATCGGGCAACAAGGCTTGCGCCCGTGGATCGCCCTCCGGATAGAGCGGATGGCCAAAGCCGGGCAGCGGCCGGTCGTGGCCAAGCCAGCGTTCGACCGCCGCATCGGCTCCCAGCCTTTCGGCATCCTCGACAAGGTCGAGCACAGCCTCGCCGGCGCCGCCATGGCGCGGTCCGGACAGGGTGGCAAGACCGGCAAGCAGGCAAGCCGCGACCGAGGCGCCGGTGGACGCGGCGACCCGCGTGGCGAAGGTCGAGGCGTTCAACTCGTGATCGGCGAGCAGCACCAATGCCCGGCGTATCAGGTTGGCGCCGGCAGTGCCGACCGACCAGCTGCGTGCCAGCCTTTCGTGCACGGCGCCGCTACCCGCAACCGCGCCGAGCGCTTCGGCAAGGGTCCCGATGGCGCCGGCCGCGTCCCGGTAGAGCATGTCCGGCCCGCGGCCCAGCGAAGGCCGGCCTTCGGCAGCCAGCTCAGCCAGCGTCACGAAGGCCGCGCCGCGACCGCTCTCGCGCGCGTCGCGGCGGCCGGGCACGGCAAACGACACCGGGACATCCGCTGCCCACAGCAGGCTTGCCGTCTCCTCCAGCGTGGCCGCGCTTGAGAGCGCTACAGCATCCTGGCCGCGATAGAAAAGGCCGCCATGCAGGATGGTCGAGATCGAGGTGGCAAAGGCCGGCTCGCCCCAGGCGATGGCACTTTCGGCGATCGCTTGCGGGCTTCGGCCGCGCGCGCGGCGCGTGGCGAGGGCCGCGATGTCGTCGGCGCGATACTGGCTGCGGCGTGGGTCGGCTGCGTCCGGCCGCATGCCGATACGGCCACGGCTGACATAGGCATAGAGCGTCTGCGGCCGCACCTTGAGCCGTTCCAGCGCCTGCTCCCGTGTCAGCCATTCGGACATGTTGTTTGTCACGCAGCCGATTGCTCGGGCATATTGATTCACTTGATCAAGATTGATGCATTGATCTTGCATCATTAATTTCTGTCCGTAAACGGCGAAGGAGATGGACATGGCAAACGGGCTCGATGATGTGATGGCGGCGGAAACCGTGCTTTCCGACGTCGACGGCTTCGGTGGCCGGCTGACGATCCGCGGCCATTCCCTGCCGGAGCTGGCCGGTCGCTGGCACTATCCGCAAGTGGTGCGCCTGCTGCTCGACGGCTTCTTTGACGATCTGTCCGGCGATGCTGAACTGGCTCAGGCGATCGGCCGGGCGCGTGTCGACGTGTTCGAGCGGCTGCAGCCGGTTTTTCTGACGCTGGCCGCGCTCGATATCTATGGCGGCATGCGCGCCGGCATGGCGCTGCTGCCGGACGGCGCGACTTTGACGGATGCGCTGCGGCTGATCGCGGCGCCGGCGGTGCTGACGCCGGCACTGCTGCGGGCAAAACGCGGCGATGGACCGGTCGCGCCGGACGGACATGCCGATCATGCCGCCGACATGCTGCGGATGCTGGGCGGCAAGGCGGTTTCACCCGATCTGGCCAGGGCGCTCGATACCTATCTCGTCACCGTCTGCGACCATGGTCTCAACGCCTCGACTTTCGCCACCCGCGTGGTCGCATCGACGCAGGCCGGGCTGACATCGGCGATCCTGGCCGGGCTCGGCGCGCTCAAGGGGCCGCTGCATGGCGGCGCGCCCGGACCGGTCATCGAGATGCTGGACGCGATCGCGGCGAGCGGCGACGCGGCCGGCTGGCTGCGCGGCGAGATCGCGCGTGGCGAGCGTATCATGGGTTTCGGCCACCGCATCTACCGCGTGCGCGATCCGCGCGCCGACGTACTGAAGGCGGTGGTGCGGCAGCTGGCCGCCCGCAAGGGGCCGAGTAGTGGGAAGATGGGTAGCCGGCTGGCTTTCGCTGAGGCGGTGGAGCAGGCAGCGCTGGAGGTGCTTCGGGTCGCCAAGCCGCAGCGCTCGATCCAGACCAATGTCGAGTTCTACACCGCGCTCCTGCTGGAAGCGGCGGGCTTCCCGAAAGAGGCGTTCTCCAACGTCTTCGCCGCCGGCCGCGTCGCCGGCTGGATCGCCCATGCGCGCGAGCAGCAGACGACAGGGCGGCTGATCCGGCCGCAGTCGCGCTATGTCGGGCCGGTGCCGGATCTCGTCGCCTGAGGCGGCCAGCTCATCGTCATGAATGTCGCCTCTCCGCCAAAAGGCGGGGAGGCTCGCCTTTCATGACCGAAATTTCATGTGATCACGCGACCGTGTTCGTGTTCTTGCCTTGGTCAGGACTTATATGCTGCACTGCAACATAGGTCCCCTGCCGTCGCGCCGCCCGATTCCGGGCGGGACGAGGCCGGCCATTCAACGACAGGAACGCCATGACGACCAACGGCAAGGCGGAGGAAAAGACGAAGATCAACATCGCGCTTCAGGGGGGCGGCTCGCACGGCGCCTTTTCCTGGGGCGTGCTCGACCGGCTACTGGAGGACGGAAGGCTGGAGATTTCGGCCGTTTCCGGCACCAGCGCTGGAGCGATGAACGCGGTTGCGCTGGCCGACGGCTTTGTCCGTGGCGGCGTCGAGGGAGCGCGCAAGAAGCTCGACGATTTCTGGCGCGCGGTGGCGCGGAAAGGCCGTTTCAGCCCGGTGCAGCGCATGCCGTGGGACGTCGCCTGGGGCAACTGGTCGATCGAGAACACGCCGGGCTATGTCTTCTTCGACACCATGTCGCGAGTGTTTTCGCCCTATGTCGCCAATCCGCTCGGCCTCAATCCACTGCGCGACGTGGTCAAGCAGGAGATCAACTTCTCCAATGTGCGCGCCTGCAAGTCGATCGAGCTGTTCATCTCGGCGACCAATGTCGAGACCGGACAGCTGCGCGTCTTTTCCGATGGCGAGATCGACCTCGACACGGTGATGGCCTCGGCCTGCCTGCCGCAACTGTTCCGCGCCGTCGAAATCAAGGGCGTGCCCTACTGGGATGGCGGCTACGGCGGCAATCCCGCGCTCTATCCGTTCTTCAAGGCGACTGCCACCGAGGACGTGCTTCTGGTGCAGATCAACCCGGTGGTGCGCGAGGGGACGCCGAAGAGCGCCAACGAGATCCAGAACCGCATCGACGAGATCACCTTCAACGCCGGGCTGTTGCGCGAATTCCGCTCGATCGCCTTCGTCAAGGAACTGATCGCCGCCGGCCGGCTGCCGCATGGCGAGTACCGCGACATCCGCATGCACCGCATCGATGCCGACGAGGCGTTCAAGGATTTGTCGGCGTCGTCCAAGGTCAATGCCGAATGGGCCTTCCTTGCCTATCTGCGCGATCTTGGCCGCAGCGCCGCCAGCGACTGGCTGGAGGAGAATTACGACGC
This window encodes:
- a CDS encoding citrate synthase/methylcitrate synthase gives rise to the protein MANGLDDVMAAETVLSDVDGFGGRLTIRGHSLPELAGRWHYPQVVRLLLDGFFDDLSGDAELAQAIGRARVDVFERLQPVFLTLAALDIYGGMRAGMALLPDGATLTDALRLIAAPAVLTPALLRAKRGDGPVAPDGHADHAADMLRMLGGKAVSPDLARALDTYLVTVCDHGLNASTFATRVVASTQAGLTSAILAGLGALKGPLHGGAPGPVIEMLDAIAASGDAAGWLRGEIARGERIMGFGHRIYRVRDPRADVLKAVVRQLAARKGPSSGKMGSRLAFAEAVEQAALEVLRVAKPQRSIQTNVEFYTALLLEAAGFPKEAFSNVFAAGRVAGWIAHAREQQTTGRLIRPQSRYVGPVPDLVA
- the phbB gene encoding acetoacetyl-CoA reductase — translated: MSKVAIVTGGSRGIGAAISIALKKAGYSVAANYAGNDEAAAKFKAATGIPVYKWSVADYDACAAGIKQVEADLGPVSVLVNNAGITRDAMFHKLTREQWKEVIDTNLSGVFNMTHPLWGGMRDRKFGRVITISSINGQKGQAGQVNYSAAKAGDIGFSKALAQEGARAGITVNVICPGYIATEMVKAIDEKVLNERIIPQIPVGRLGEPEEVARCVVFLASDDAGFITGSTITANGGQYFV
- a CDS encoding citrate synthase, whose translation is MSEWLTREQALERLKVRPQTLYAYVSRGRIGMRPDAADPRRSQYRADDIAALATRRARGRSPQAIAESAIAWGEPAFATSISTILHGGLFYRGQDAVALSSAATLEETASLLWAADVPVSFAVPGRRDARESGRGAAFVTLAELAAEGRPSLGRGPDMLYRDAAGAIGTLAEALGAVAGSGAVHERLARSWSVGTAGANLIRRALVLLADHELNASTFATRVAASTGASVAACLLAGLATLSGPRHGGAGEAVLDLVEDAERLGADAAVERWLGHDRPLPGFGHPLYPEGDPRAQALLPDVEIDGRMSRLAEAVLGATGARPNIDFALAALTRQLRLPPDAPFRLFALGRSVGSAAHAVEQVMSNRLIRPRARYDGPV
- a CDS encoding patatin-like phospholipase family protein, encoding MTTNGKAEEKTKINIALQGGGSHGAFSWGVLDRLLEDGRLEISAVSGTSAGAMNAVALADGFVRGGVEGARKKLDDFWRAVARKGRFSPVQRMPWDVAWGNWSIENTPGYVFFDTMSRVFSPYVANPLGLNPLRDVVKQEINFSNVRACKSIELFISATNVETGQLRVFSDGEIDLDTVMASACLPQLFRAVEIKGVPYWDGGYGGNPALYPFFKATATEDVLLVQINPVVREGTPKSANEIQNRIDEITFNAGLLREFRSIAFVKELIAAGRLPHGEYRDIRMHRIDADEAFKDLSASSKVNAEWAFLAYLRDLGRSAASDWLEENYDAVGKRPTLDLSGELDDGFKPVRGPAPGRRVKEFLAARRKPEQARRQA
- a CDS encoding helicase-related protein, translated to MNVQPKHPQPLILSGRDVTAVLGPTNTGKTHLAIERMVAHESGVIGLPLRLLAREVYTRVCEKVGAHKVALITGEEKIQPAGARYSVCTVEAMPRETDAAFVAIDEVQLAGDLERGHIFTDRILHLRGRQETLLLGAATMQGILQRLLKGVSVVTRPRLSHLAYAGSKKLTRLPRRTAIVAFSADEVYAIAELIRRQQGGAAVVLGALSPRTRNAQVALFQSGDVDYLVATDAIGMGLNLDLDHVAFAQNRKFDGYQYRNLTAAELGQIAGRAGRHLRDGTFGVTGQVDPLDEDLVQKIESHEFDPVKVMQWRTADFDFSSLDALKRSIETNAPVEGLTRALPAVDAQALEHLSRDEEIRSLATDAKRVALLWEACALPDYRKIAPAQHADLIASIYMDLARHGHVDENYMAEQVRRADTTDGDIDTLSHRIAQIRTWTFVSNRPGWLADQAHWREKTREIEDRLSDALHERLTKRFVDRRTSVLMRRLRENTMPEAEISPTGTVLVEGHHVGELQGFRFTADQSAGGEDAKAVRTAAQKALAAEFETRAERFGACANGDLALGSDGTLRWIGAPIGTLVAGDEPLKPRLVLLADEQLTGPGRDKVAARAERFVNFQIESLLKPLVDLKNAEQLTGIGRGIAFQLVEHFGLINRRDIAEEMKSLDQEGRAALRRLGVRFGAYHVFVPALIKPAPAGLVTLLWALKNDGKDKPGFGDVVHALASGRTSVVIDPAFDKTFYKLAGYRNLGRRAVRVDILERLADLIRPATNWKPGLGQRPDGAYDGHAFMVTPPMMSILGATADDMEEILKGLGYRAEPKPAAEVKARLEAQDNAAREAAAAKLAAEEAAKAALAVAAAAEAAVEAGAGAPAEGSEPDTDAAVVSDVAVSSDATVDVSAESVTEMVAEPVAEEALEAPATHEAPFVAESVAEEPADAAPAAEPEAEAQTAEVHVVAGEPVAQDPPAAEAVSAEPAATTEAGETASEAEEPKPVLLWRQGRFEQRPRHRHDNRRDNRPRNGQAAQGGRTDAPGEAAGQPGGRPNEGRRDQRDGAGKPRFDRSKFKPRPQGEAGERREGKPQGERPDRRDGRPDWKGGRQDGKGGAQGGKPAFQTKPRDERPARFDPDSPFAKLAALRDQLKK
- the phaR gene encoding polyhydroxyalkanoate synthesis repressor PhaR, giving the protein MAAKDDPIVIKKYANRRLYNTGTSTYVTLEDLADMVKKGEEFTVQDAKTGDDITHPVLTQIIFELENKDGQNMLPIPFLRQLIAFYGDQMQMIVPSFLEQSMIAFAKEQERFREQMKGAFGKSPIDMMKIATPIKALEEQTRRNMEMFQNAMRMFTPFPSTTANGASPAPTEPAKKDVPEKSDDLQELKEQIAAMQRKLDTMS
- a CDS encoding acetyl-CoA C-acetyltransferase — encoded protein: MSASNGIVVASAARTAVGSFNGSFAATPAHELGAAVIKELLARANVEPSEVDEVILGQVLTAAQGQNPARQASINAGLPKETTAWGLNQVCGSGLRAIALGMQQIATGDAKVIVAGGQESMSLSAHAQHLRAGVKMGDYKMIDTMIKDGLWDAFNGYHMGNTAENVARQFQITRDDQDQFALASQNKAEAAQKAGKFKDEIVAFTIKGRKGDTIVDQDEYIRHGATLDAMTKLKPAFDKDGTVTAANASGINDGAAGALLMSEAEAARRGITPLVRIASWATAGVDPAIMGTGPIPASKRALEKAGWSVKDLDLVEANEAFAAQACAVNKGMGWDPSIVNVNGGAIAIGHPIGASGARVFNTLVFEMRRRGAKKGLATLCIGGGMGVAMCVEAL